TAACCCAACAAACAGTAGATCAAATGGTAGATAAAATAATGACTATGAAAGAAAGAACTAAAATACAAGTACTATCTCCAATTATAAGTGGAAGAAAAGGTGAACATATTAAAACTATAGAAAATATAATAAAACAAGGTTATGTAAGAGCTAGAATAGATGGAAATATAGTAGATTTAGAAGAGGAAGGAATAAAACTAGAAAAAAATAAAAAACACACCATAGAAGCTGTAGTAGATAGGCTAGTAGTTAAAGAAGGTATAGAAAGTAGACTTTCAGACTCAATAGAAACAGCATTAAAATTATCTGATGGAATAATAATAATAAACATTGTTGGAGAAGAGGATATACTTTTTAGTGAAAAATTTGCTTGTATAGACTGCAATATAAGCATAGGAGAAATAGCTCCTAGAATGTTTTCTTTTAATTCACCTTTTGGAAAATGTGATAGATGTGATGGATTAGGAACTTTAATGGAAATAGATGAGGATTTAGTTATACCTAATAGAAGCAAGAGTATAGTAGATGGTGCAATAGTTCCATTTGGTAGTGGAAGTTTAAAAGAAGATTCATGGACTTTTAGCATATTAAAAGCTTTATCAAAAGAGTATAAATTTGACTTAAATACGCCGATAGAAAAATTAGATCCTAAAATAGTAAAGATTATCTTATATGGATTAGACGGAAAAAGAATAAAAGTTAATTATAAAAAAGAAAATAGGATTATGGAATTAAATCATGCTTATGAGGGTGTTATAAACAATCTTAGAAGAAGGTATATAGAAACTAATTCTGACTATATAAAAAGGGATATTGAAAGATATATGAGTGATAACCCTTGTCCAAAGTGTAAAGGAGCAAGACTTCATGATGAAGCCTTATCTGTTACAGTAGGAGACAAAAATATATTTGAGTTTTGCAGCATGTCTATAAAAAAGGAATTAGAATTTATAGAGTCTTTAGAGTTATCTAAAAAGGATGAGATAATAAGTAATCAAATATTAAAAGAGATTTGTAGTAGATTGAAGTTTTTAATAGATGTAGGATTAGATTATCTTATGTTATCTAGAAATGCATCAACTTTATCTGGAGGAGAGTCTCAAAGGATAAGATTAGCCACACAAATAGGTTCTAGTTTAGTAGGAGTTTTATATATATTAGACGAACCTAGTATAGGACTTCATCAAAGGGATAATGATAGACTTATAAGAACATTAAAGAATTTAAGAGATTTAGGAAATACTTTAGTAGTTGTAGAACATGACGAAGATACCATAAGGGAAGCAGACTATATTGTTGATATAGGTCCAGGGGCTGGAGAACATGGTGGAGAAGTAGTAGCAGCAGGAACTTTAGAAGATATAATGAATACTGAAAAATCCATAACAGGACAGTATATAAAGGGAGTTAGAACAATATCAGTTCCTAAGGAAAGACGAAAAGGTGAAGGAAAATATATATCCATAAAGGGAGCTAAAGAAAATAATCTGAAAAATATAAATGCTAAATTCCCTATAGGAATATTTACTTGTGTAACAGGAGTTTCAGGATCAGGTAAAAGTACTTTAGTCAATGAAATATTATATAAGGGTATTCACAAAAAGTTAAATAATTCGAAGGATAATCCAGGAAAACATAAGGAAATTACAGGCATAGAAAATGTAGATAAGGTTATAAATATAGATCAAAGCCCTATAGGAAGAACTCCAAGGTCAAACCCTGCTACATATACAGGTGTATTTGATATAATAAGAGAAGTTTTTTCAAATACTAAAGAAGCTAAAATGAGAGGATATAAACCAGGAAGATTTAGTTTTAATGTTAAAGGTGGGAGATGTGAGGCTTGTAGTGGAGATGGAATTATAAAAATTGAAATGCAATTTTTATCTGATGTTTATGTTCCCTGTGAAGTTTGTAAGAGTAAAAGATATAATAGAGAAACTTTAGAAGTAAAATATAAGGGAAAAAATATATCAGACGTATTAAATATGACTGTAGAAGAGGCTTTAAACTTTTTTGAGAATATTCCCCGAATAAAAAATAAACTTCAGACACTTATGGATGTAGGTTTAAGCTATATAAGATTAGGCCAATCTTCTACACAACTTTCAGGAGGAGAAGCCCAAAGAATAAAATTAGCTTATGAATTATCTAAGAGAAGTACAGGAAAAACTCTTTATATATTAGATGAACCTACTACTGGACTTCATATGGAAGATGTAAATAAATTAATAAGCATATTGCAAAGACTAACAAGTTCAGGTAATACTGTAGTTGTTATAGAGCATAATTTAGATGTTATAAAAAATGCTGATTATTTGATAGATTTAGGCCCAGAAGGTGGAGAAAAAGGAGGAACTATAATAGCAGAAGGGACTCCAGAAAAAATTTCAAGAGCTAGTAACTCATATACAGGACAATATTTAAAAAAGATGTTATAATTTATTTGGGACTAGCATATAAACATATAGGTGCTAGTCCTTTAAATACAAATATTTCAGCATAATATACCAACAGGGAAGGTAAAGAAGGTGAGAAGATGGATTTAAGTAAATTAAGTCTAATTTTTAAAATAGTTATAATAGGCATAGTATATATTATAATATTTTGGGCTTTAAAAATAATGTATAAAGATATGAAGGGCGGAAATAAAAAAAGAAGACCTACTGGTAGAAAAACCTTTGGTTTAGAAATAATACATGCTATAAATAAATCTGAATTAAGAAAGGGTGCTGTTATCCCCATTAGGGGAGATATAACTATAGGAAGAAAACCAGATAATGTATTAATATTAGATGATCCTTACGTTTCAGGGCATCATGCAAAAATTTATAGTAAGAATACTCAACATATAATAGAAGATTTAAATAGTACAAATGGAACTTTATTGAATGATAAAAATATTACAGGCAAAAACCAATTATCGCCAGGTGATTTAATAAAAATAGGTGGTACAGTTTTTAAGGTAATAGGATAAGTCAAAATCCATGAAATGTGGGATGGTGAAAAATATGAACTCTATAAAGGGTGAAAGAAAACTTTTAAGATATACTTATTTTTTATGTATAGTATGCTTTTTAAATTTAGCAATATTGAAGCAACCCTTTGATAAAGGAGCTATGATAATAGCGGGGGTTACTTGTTTATTAATAGGATATTCCTATTTTATAATAAGAAAATTTTTCTCCGATGGAGATAAGTATATGTTTATTTTTTCTAGCATACTATCAGTTATAGGTATAGTTATGCTTTACAGAATAGATGTAAGTACTTCAATAAAGCAGATAATATGGTTTGCTATTGGAGTTACAGTTTTTATATTAATGGTAGTTTTACTACCAGATTTAAAGCGATTCGCTAAATATAAATATTTATATTTAATAATTACTATTTTATTTATGGCTCTTGGAACTTTATTAGGAAAGGAAATCTATGGAGCTAAAAACTGGGTAAATATAGGAGGGATTGCTTTTCAACCCTCAGAGTTTGGAAAAATATTTTTAGTAGCTTATTTAGCTGCTTCATTGAAAGATTATAATGGTAAGTTTATAAAGTTAATAGAACCAGCTATAGTAGTTATGATGTGTTTAGGGTTCATGGTATTGCAAAGAGACCTAGGTTCAGCTTTAATATTTTTTGGTATATCTATAACTATGTTATACATAGCTACTTCTAAATTAAAATATGTATTAACCTGTTTAGGATTGTTTGGTGCAGGAGCAACTATATCTTATAAATTGTTTGATCATGTTCAAACAAGAGTCCTTATATGGAAAAATCCATGGCCTTATGCTAGCGGTAAAAGCTATCAAATAGTTCAATCCATGCTTTCTATAGCATCTGGAGGATTAAGTGGAACTGGTTTAGGACTTGGACATCCGGAATATGTGCCAGTAAATACTACAGATTTTATATATGCAGTTATATGTGAAGAATTAGGAATATTAATGGGATTTGCTATAATAATATTTTATTTTCTTTTATTTTATAGAGGTATGAGAGCCGCGGTTCATGCGGAAAATAATTTTTCAAGACTCTTAGCAGTAGGGTATAGTGCCATGATAGCCTCTCAAGTATTAGTAATAGTAGGTGGAGTTATAAATATGATTCCTCTTACTGGTATAACGTTACCTCTGGTGAGTCGTGGGGGAAGTTCTATGATGAGCATTTATGTTTGTTTAGGTATATTGCAAAAGATATCAGAAGAGGGTAGATAAAATTATGAAGGATATTTCAAATAATATAAAAAAAGTTTTATTGGTTTTTTTAATATGCTTTATGGGACTTATAACCTACATAACCTATTTTGAAATAGTAGTTGGTCCTAAAATAGTGGATAGTAGTTATAATAGAAGGCTGTGGGTAAAGAGAAATGAAGTATTAAGAGGAACTATATATGATAGAAATATGCAGCCTCTAACTAAGAGTCAAAGAGTAAACAGTGAATTACAAAATAGAGAATATACTGGTAGTTCTATGTTTGCCCATGTACTAGGATATGTTAATGTAAAATATGGATTAACGGGATTAGAGAAAAAATATGATAAAGAGTTAATGTCAACAGATATACAGGATGATTTAACAACTTTCTTTAAAAATAAAGGTAAGTTAGAACAAAAAGTAGGGCATAATCTAAAGACAACATTAGATTATAAGATTCAAAAAGCAGCCTATGATGCTCTAGGCGAAAATAAAGGAGCTGTGGTTGTGTTAAATCCTAAAACAGGAGAAGTTTTAGGAATGGTATCTAAGCCATCTTATGATCCTAATAAATTAGATGACATATGGGCAAGTATAAATAAAGATAAGAGTATTCCATTAATAAATAGAGCTACAGCAGGTTTATATCCTCCAGGATCTACTTTTAAGATAGTAACTGCTTTAAGTACTTTAGAGAATATGTCTGGTGTAATGAACAGAACATTTCAAGACAATGGTAGTTTAGATTTAGGAGGAGGATATACTTTAAGTAATTATGGTGGAGCATCTTATGGAGGTTTAGATTTAAGAGGAGCTTTTGTTCATTCTAGTAACGTAATATTTGGTAGTTTAGGTTTGGAATTAGGTAATTCTAGATTAAAATCTACTGCAGAAAAATTTTACTTTAATAAAGAAGTACCTACAGATGGTATAGCTATAGAAAGTAGTAAGTTCCCAACTTTAAAGAGTTATGAAAGAGGTAGTATAGCTCAAAGTGGAATAGGTCAAAGCTCTATATTAGTAACTCCTATGGAAATGGCATTAATTGGAGCTACAGTGGCTAATGATGGAGTTATGATGAAACCTTACTTAGTAAAGGAAGTTTTAAGTAGTAAGGGAGAATTAATAAGAACAATTCCACCAGAATCTAATGGAGAAATAGTAAGTAAAAATAATGCCAGAATACTTAAAGACTTTATGAAAGGTGTTGTAGAGGAAGGTAGCGGAAGAAATGCTAGTATAGAAGGCATTCAAGTTGCTGGAAAGACTGGAACAGCAGATCATAGCGATTCTATTAGTGGAAAAGCAGCAGCCCATTCATGGTTTGTAGGATTTGCACCCTATGACAACCCACAAGTGGCTGTAGCGATAATTGTAGAAAATGGAGGCCAAGGAGGCATTGCAGCAGCTAGTATAGCTTCACAAGTAATGAGTACAGCCTTAAGTAAATAATAAAATAGAGGTGAAGGATAAAGTCGTATGAAAATTGCAGATATAACTAGTAAAAACAGTGGTGAAGTAGTAGAATTCAATGCTTTAGTTAATGATAAAAGGACAAATTACAAGAAAGATGGGAGTCCTTATCTACTACTAATATTACAAGATAATACAGGAACAATAGCTTTTCCTGTATGGGATAAATATGAACAGTTAAATAGTTTTATAGAGGTAAATTCTGTTGTAGCTGTAAAGGGAGTAGCTGCTACATTTAATGGTAACATGCAGATAAGAAATCCAGTTATAAATTTATTTAAAGGAAACGTAAATTATTCTGATTTTGTTCCAGAATATAATATACCTAAAAATTTAATAGACTATTTTAATGAAACTATAAATAATTTAGAAGATAAATATAAAAAAATAGCTATAGCAGCCACTGGGGCTATGGGATATGATAAAAAAAGATGGAACGAATTTATAACCTGTGTAGCTGCAGAAAGGTTTCATGGTAATAAAAGAGGAGGATTATTTCTTCATACCGTAGGGGTCATGAAAACCATAGACAATATAATAGAAAATTATATAACAAATCCATTTTATATGAGTGCAAAGAATTGCATAAATAAAGATAGATTAATGCTTAAAGCTATTGTTCATGACATAATGAAAATTAAAGAATATGATTATAAAGGCATAATAAGAAGAAAATCTATAAAGATGGATCATTTAGTTATGGGAGCTTCTTATATAAATGAAATAAATAATGAAGTTGGAAAGATCTTAGATGAGGATGAATTGGATGATATTTGTTATTCTATATTATCTCATCATGGAGAATTTGGTAATTTTGAGCCTAAAACTATAGAAGATGTATTATTAAGTGCAGCGGATATAGTTGATAGCCAAATAGTCAATGCCATAGAAAATAAAATATAATTTTATTGAATAAATCTTGTGTAATTCACAAGATTTATTTAGTTTTAAAATTTTTTATTTAAATCATTAAATTTACTCGAAAATTGCAAATAAAGGGCAAAAAAGTGCAATTTAATGATATAATATAAGAAATAAAGAAAAGATTTAAATAAAAACATTAAAATATTTTTAATAGAGGAGAATTTTATGAAAGGTAAAACACATGCGGGAGTAGGGATAGCGGTGTTTTTATCTATATATAGTAGATTGCCAGGAAACTTTAGTTATTTAGGTTTGCTTGTAGTTTTTATATCCTCTTTACTTCCGGATATAGATCATCCAAAGAGTATATTTAATAAATATATACTACTTTTTAAAAATAAGACTTCAAAAATAGCTTTTTATAGCTGTAGTGGTATTTTAGTATTTTGGTACGATTATCTTTATACAAGAGAGCCAGCTCTAAAGGCGCTAGCCATAATGCTAATAGTAATAGCTATATCTTCTCATAGAAATGGTCTTACCCATAGTTTGTTTGGTATGATTATATTTGCATTTATAGCAGGGTACTTAGGAAATATGTATAATATACATTATATGGTATATTATCTTTTTATTGGTTATGGCAGCCATATTTTATGTGACATGGCTACTAATAGAGGAGTACCACTTTTATATCCTTTTAGCAAAAAAAAGTTTAAATTTCCTGTGACTTATAAAAGTAATTCTAAAATAGCAACATTAATAGAAACAATACTAACTACTTCGGTTTTAATATTCACAATATATAAGTTACCAATAATTTTTCCCAAATAATAGGAGTGATTAGGTGTTTGATTTAGAATATCAATTAAAAAACTTACCAGATAAACCTGGAGTATATTTAATGAAAAATAATTTAGGGGAAATTATTTATGTAGGAAAAGCAAAAGTATTAAAAAATAGAGTAAGACAATATTTTCAAAAATCACAAAAGCATTCTGAAAAAGTTAAGGCTATGGTAAAAAACATAGAGGAATTTGAGTATATAATTACAGATTCAGAAATAGAGGCTTTAATATTAGAGTGTAATCTAATAAAAAAATATAGACCTAAGTATAATATACTTTTAAAGGATGACAAACATTATCCTTTTATAAAAGTTACATTGTCTGAGGATTTTCCTAGGGTAATTTCTACAAGGAAGGTTATTAAAGATGGAAGTAAATATTTTGGACCTTATGTGGATGGAAGTTCTGTAAAGGATATTATAGAATTAATAAAAAAGACGTTTCCTATAAGAACATGCAAAAAAAATATAGTAGAGGGTGATAAGCCTATAAGACCTTGTTTAAATTATCAAATAGGATTATGCAAAGCACCCTGTGCTCAATACATAAAAAAAAGTGATTATAGAGAATTTATAAATGATGTTATAAAATTATTATCAGGGAAACAGTTAGATATAGTAGAAAATTTTAAAATAAATATGAAAAAAGCAGCAGAAAATTTAGAGTTTGAAAAAGCAGCTACATTACGAGATAAAATAAATATAATAGAAAAAATAGGGGAAAAGCAAAAAATAATTTTAAATAATTTTGATAATGAAGATTACATATCATTATATACTGATGAGAAGGATACATGTTTTCAGGTATTCTTTTTAAGAAATGGCAAAATAGTAGGAAGAGAACATTTTATAATAGAAGATACATTTGATACTAGTTATTCTGTCTTGGTTTCTAATTTTTTAAAAGAATTTTATGGTGGAACTGCTTATATTCCTAAGATTATATATGTTCCTGATGTAGAAGATAGAGAATTATTAGAACAGTGGTTGACTTTAAAAAAGGAAAGTAAATCCACAATTAAGATACCAATAAAAGGCGAAAAAAAGAATATATTAGATTTGGTTCAAAAAAATGCTAAAACAACCTTAGAAAACTTTAAATTAAAATATCTACAAGAAAAAGCTTTGTATGATAATATCTTAAATGATTTAAAAGATATATTAGACCTAGAAGAAGAGCCTACAAGAATTGAAGCCTTTGATATATCTAATATACAAGGATTTGATTCCGTAGGAAGTATGGTAGTCTTTGAAAAAGGAAGAGCAAAACCTAGTGATTATAGAAGATTTAAGATAAACACAGTAAATGGTGCTGATGATTACAAAAGTATGAAAGAAATATTAACTAGAAGATTTCAGCATGGGCTAAGTGAAATAAAATCCATACAGGATAGAAAATTAGAGTTTAGTTCAGGAAAGTTTTCCGTTTTCCCAGACTTGATATTAATGGATGGTGGAAAGGGGCAAGTGAATATTGCATTAGATGTTTTAAATACATTTAATATAAATATACCTGTCTGTGGGATGGTTAAAGATAATAAACATAAAACTAGAGGTTTAATTTATAATGGAGAGGAAATAATTATAAATAAGTATGGAAGTGTTATGAAATTTATTACTAGAGTACAAGATGAAGTTCATAGGTTTGCTATAAGTTATCATAGGAGTTTAAGAGGAAAAAATAGTTTTCATTCTGTGCTAGATGATATACCAAATATAGGAGATAAAAGAAAAAAGGATTTACTTTTAAATTTTAAAAATATAGATAACATAAAAAAAGCAACCTACGAAGAACTTTTAAGTATACCATCTATGGATAAAAAGTCAGCTGAAAGCGTACTTGAATTTTTTAAGTAAAGGCTTATCCGATGACTACCCGCTCTAATACTTCCATCTTTTTTAAAATGGGAGTAAAGAGCGACTACGTCCCTGGATAACGATTTCTAAGGAGTAGAACCCCTAAGAACTCTGTTTATGAGAGATAGTTTTTTAGGAGAAGTTATAAAATTATTGAGAGAAGGGTTGAAATGAAATATTTGGTAGATACACATACGCATACAATAGTAAGTGGCCATGCATACACTACATTTTTAGAGAACGTACAAGAAGCTTCTAATATAGGATTAAAAGTTTTAGGAACTACGGATCACGGTCCAAGTATGCCAGGAGGACCTAATTTATTTTATTTTAATAATTTTAAGGTTATGCCAAGAAAATTAAAGGGAGTAACTTTATTACATGGTTGTGAGGCTAATATTATAGATTTTAAGGGAATGTTAGATATTCCTGATTTTACTCAAAAAAAATTAGATGTAATTATAGCAAGCTTACATGATGTTTGTATAAGACCTGGTAGTAGAGAAGAAAATACAGAGGCATTGATTAATGTTATGGAAAATCCATATGTAGATATGCTGGGTCATATTGGGAATCCTTCTTTTCCAATAAATGAAGAAGCAGTAATAAAGAAAGCTAAAGAAAAAAATGTATTAATAGAAATAAATAACGGTTCATTTGTTTCAAGAAAAGGTTGTGAAGAAACCTGTAAAAAGGTAGCAAATTTATGTAAAAAGCATAAAGTAAATATTATAGTAGGTAGTGACTCTCATGTTTGTTTCCAAATAGGAAGATTTCCTAAAGCAGATAAAATGCTTGAAGAGGTGGGTATGCCAGAGGAACTTGTCATGAATAATGAAGAGAATAAAATATTAAAATATTTAAAGAATAAAGGAAAGTTAAAAGATTTAAATCTTGATTAAGGGCTAAGCATACATTATACTAATAAGGGTATTTAATTTTAGTAATAAAAAAATCAAGGAGAATGTGTTATGAACCAATATAAAAATTTTATTATGCAGTTTCAAGATATAGTTGGAAGTAATAATGTTTTAATAGATGAACCAATGAAAAATCATACTTCATTTAAAGTTGGAGGACCAGCAGATCTATTGATTACTCCTATAACTTTAGAACAAGTAAAGGATAGTATTATGCTATGTCGAGATAATGGTATCCCTTATTATATAGTGGGTAATGGTTCAAATTTATTAGTAAGAGATGGTGGATTAAGAGGAGTAGTTATTAAATTCTCAAAATTAGTGAATATAAAAGTAGATGAAGATAGGGTTATATGTGAAAGCGGAGCTCCTTTAATTAATATTTGTAATGAAGCCTTAAAGAGTAGTTTAGGTGGATTAGAATTTGCATGTGGCATACCAGGTAGCGTAGGTGGAGCAGTTACAATGAATGCAGGTGCTTATAATGGGGAAATATCCCAGGTTATAGAAAGTGCTAAGGTTATAGATCAAGATGGGAATATATTTTTATTAAACAAAGAAGAATTAGATTTAGGATATAGAATGAGTGCTATTCAGAAATGTCACTATATTGTTTTAGAAGTAACTTTTAAATTACATAATAGTGAATATGATAGTATAAAAAATAGAATAACAGATTTAAATAGAAGAAGAACAGAAAAGCAACCTTTAGAATATCCATCAGCAGGTAGTACTTTTAAAAGACCGGAAGGACATTTTGCAGCAAAACTTATAGAAGATACAGGTTTAAAAGGTAGATCTATAGGAGGAGCTCAGGTTTCAGAAAAACATTCTGGTTTTATAATAAATAAAGGCGAGGCTACTTCTAGAGATATATTAGACCTTATAAGTTTTGTACAAAATAAGGTTAAAGAGAAGTTTGAAGTAGATCTTCATACAGAAGTTAGAATAATTGGAGAAGAAAACAATTAAAATATAAGTATTAAGGGAAGTCTTAACAATTGGCTTCCCTAGTTTATTGTTAAATGGGTATATGATATAATTAAATAAAATATAAAATAATATTCCTTAATTTTAAAGGGAGGTAAAATATGAGGTTTGTTATAGTTACCGGACTATCAGGAGCAGGAAAAACTCAAGCTATAAGAAGCTTGGAAGATTTAGGATTTTTCTGTGTGGACAATTTACCA
Above is a window of Clostridium sporogenes DNA encoding:
- the uvrA gene encoding excinuclease ABC subunit UvrA, whose translation is MKDKIIIKGAKVNNLKNIDLQLPRDKYIVFTGLSGSGKSSLAFDTLYAEGQRRYVESLSAYARQFLGQMDKPEVDYIEGLSPAISIDQKTTNRNPRSTVGTVTEIYDYLRLLYAKVGKPHCPKCGKEITQQTVDQMVDKIMTMKERTKIQVLSPIISGRKGEHIKTIENIIKQGYVRARIDGNIVDLEEEGIKLEKNKKHTIEAVVDRLVVKEGIESRLSDSIETALKLSDGIIIINIVGEEDILFSEKFACIDCNISIGEIAPRMFSFNSPFGKCDRCDGLGTLMEIDEDLVIPNRSKSIVDGAIVPFGSGSLKEDSWTFSILKALSKEYKFDLNTPIEKLDPKIVKIILYGLDGKRIKVNYKKENRIMELNHAYEGVINNLRRRYIETNSDYIKRDIERYMSDNPCPKCKGARLHDEALSVTVGDKNIFEFCSMSIKKELEFIESLELSKKDEIISNQILKEICSRLKFLIDVGLDYLMLSRNASTLSGGESQRIRLATQIGSSLVGVLYILDEPSIGLHQRDNDRLIRTLKNLRDLGNTLVVVEHDEDTIREADYIVDIGPGAGEHGGEVVAAGTLEDIMNTEKSITGQYIKGVRTISVPKERRKGEGKYISIKGAKENNLKNINAKFPIGIFTCVTGVSGSGKSTLVNEILYKGIHKKLNNSKDNPGKHKEITGIENVDKVINIDQSPIGRTPRSNPATYTGVFDIIREVFSNTKEAKMRGYKPGRFSFNVKGGRCEACSGDGIIKIEMQFLSDVYVPCEVCKSKRYNRETLEVKYKGKNISDVLNMTVEEALNFFENIPRIKNKLQTLMDVGLSYIRLGQSSTQLSGGEAQRIKLAYELSKRSTGKTLYILDEPTTGLHMEDVNKLISILQRLTSSGNTVVVIEHNLDVIKNADYLIDLGPEGGEKGGTIIAEGTPEKISRASNSYTGQYLKKML
- a CDS encoding FHA domain-containing protein; the encoded protein is MDLSKLSLIFKIVIIGIVYIIIFWALKIMYKDMKGGNKKRRPTGRKTFGLEIIHAINKSELRKGAVIPIRGDITIGRKPDNVLILDDPYVSGHHAKIYSKNTQHIIEDLNSTNGTLLNDKNITGKNQLSPGDLIKIGGTVFKVIG
- a CDS encoding FtsW/RodA/SpoVE family cell cycle protein — translated: MKCGMVKNMNSIKGERKLLRYTYFLCIVCFLNLAILKQPFDKGAMIIAGVTCLLIGYSYFIIRKFFSDGDKYMFIFSSILSVIGIVMLYRIDVSTSIKQIIWFAIGVTVFILMVVLLPDLKRFAKYKYLYLIITILFMALGTLLGKEIYGAKNWVNIGGIAFQPSEFGKIFLVAYLAASLKDYNGKFIKLIEPAIVVMMCLGFMVLQRDLGSALIFFGISITMLYIATSKLKYVLTCLGLFGAGATISYKLFDHVQTRVLIWKNPWPYASGKSYQIVQSMLSIASGGLSGTGLGLGHPEYVPVNTTDFIYAVICEELGILMGFAIIIFYFLLFYRGMRAAVHAENNFSRLLAVGYSAMIASQVLVIVGGVINMIPLTGITLPLVSRGGSSMMSIYVCLGILQKISEEGR
- a CDS encoding penicillin-binding protein 2, producing MKDISNNIKKVLLVFLICFMGLITYITYFEIVVGPKIVDSSYNRRLWVKRNEVLRGTIYDRNMQPLTKSQRVNSELQNREYTGSSMFAHVLGYVNVKYGLTGLEKKYDKELMSTDIQDDLTTFFKNKGKLEQKVGHNLKTTLDYKIQKAAYDALGENKGAVVVLNPKTGEVLGMVSKPSYDPNKLDDIWASINKDKSIPLINRATAGLYPPGSTFKIVTALSTLENMSGVMNRTFQDNGSLDLGGGYTLSNYGGASYGGLDLRGAFVHSSNVIFGSLGLELGNSRLKSTAEKFYFNKEVPTDGIAIESSKFPTLKSYERGSIAQSGIGQSSILVTPMEMALIGATVANDGVMMKPYLVKEVLSSKGELIRTIPPESNGEIVSKNNARILKDFMKGVVEEGSGRNASIEGIQVAGKTGTADHSDSISGKAAAHSWFVGFAPYDNPQVAVAIIVENGGQGGIAAASIASQVMSTALSK
- a CDS encoding HD domain-containing protein — protein: MKIADITSKNSGEVVEFNALVNDKRTNYKKDGSPYLLLILQDNTGTIAFPVWDKYEQLNSFIEVNSVVAVKGVAATFNGNMQIRNPVINLFKGNVNYSDFVPEYNIPKNLIDYFNETINNLEDKYKKIAIAATGAMGYDKKRWNEFITCVAAERFHGNKRGGLFLHTVGVMKTIDNIIENYITNPFYMSAKNCINKDRLMLKAIVHDIMKIKEYDYKGIIRRKSIKMDHLVMGASYINEINNEVGKILDEDELDDICYSILSHHGEFGNFEPKTIEDVLLSAADIVDSQIVNAIENKI
- a CDS encoding metal-dependent hydrolase; translation: MKGKTHAGVGIAVFLSIYSRLPGNFSYLGLLVVFISSLLPDIDHPKSIFNKYILLFKNKTSKIAFYSCSGILVFWYDYLYTREPALKALAIMLIVIAISSHRNGLTHSLFGMIIFAFIAGYLGNMYNIHYMVYYLFIGYGSHILCDMATNRGVPLLYPFSKKKFKFPVTYKSNSKIATLIETILTTSVLIFTIYKLPIIFPK
- the uvrC gene encoding excinuclease ABC subunit UvrC, with the protein product MFDLEYQLKNLPDKPGVYLMKNNLGEIIYVGKAKVLKNRVRQYFQKSQKHSEKVKAMVKNIEEFEYIITDSEIEALILECNLIKKYRPKYNILLKDDKHYPFIKVTLSEDFPRVISTRKVIKDGSKYFGPYVDGSSVKDIIELIKKTFPIRTCKKNIVEGDKPIRPCLNYQIGLCKAPCAQYIKKSDYREFINDVIKLLSGKQLDIVENFKINMKKAAENLEFEKAATLRDKINIIEKIGEKQKIILNNFDNEDYISLYTDEKDTCFQVFFLRNGKIVGREHFIIEDTFDTSYSVLVSNFLKEFYGGTAYIPKIIYVPDVEDRELLEQWLTLKKESKSTIKIPIKGEKKNILDLVQKNAKTTLENFKLKYLQEKALYDNILNDLKDILDLEEEPTRIEAFDISNIQGFDSVGSMVVFEKGRAKPSDYRRFKINTVNGADDYKSMKEILTRRFQHGLSEIKSIQDRKLEFSSGKFSVFPDLILMDGGKGQVNIALDVLNTFNINIPVCGMVKDNKHKTRGLIYNGEEIIINKYGSVMKFITRVQDEVHRFAISYHRSLRGKNSFHSVLDDIPNIGDKRKKDLLLNFKNIDNIKKATYEELLSIPSMDKKSAESVLEFFK
- a CDS encoding phosphatase, with amino-acid sequence MKYLVDTHTHTIVSGHAYTTFLENVQEASNIGLKVLGTTDHGPSMPGGPNLFYFNNFKVMPRKLKGVTLLHGCEANIIDFKGMLDIPDFTQKKLDVIIASLHDVCIRPGSREENTEALINVMENPYVDMLGHIGNPSFPINEEAVIKKAKEKNVLIEINNGSFVSRKGCEETCKKVANLCKKHKVNIIVGSDSHVCFQIGRFPKADKMLEEVGMPEELVMNNEENKILKYLKNKGKLKDLNLD
- the murB gene encoding UDP-N-acetylmuramate dehydrogenase; translated protein: MNQYKNFIMQFQDIVGSNNVLIDEPMKNHTSFKVGGPADLLITPITLEQVKDSIMLCRDNGIPYYIVGNGSNLLVRDGGLRGVVIKFSKLVNIKVDEDRVICESGAPLINICNEALKSSLGGLEFACGIPGSVGGAVTMNAGAYNGEISQVIESAKVIDQDGNIFLLNKEELDLGYRMSAIQKCHYIVLEVTFKLHNSEYDSIKNRITDLNRRRTEKQPLEYPSAGSTFKRPEGHFAAKLIEDTGLKGRSIGGAQVSEKHSGFIINKGEATSRDILDLISFVQNKVKEKFEVDLHTEVRIIGEENN